From Burkholderia savannae, a single genomic window includes:
- a CDS encoding DUF2917 domain-containing protein: MDQASRLLFRPDSTRHDGYDAIQLPRMTLHFALEPRAMMTWLARSHTEIRVLSSRVWLTRSYSVDDYWLRPGDVLHVPRGERIWLSADGPSAAEVSLTTAYARRRGWIGGMIDGLLDIAADLTSPRPR; the protein is encoded by the coding sequence ATGGACCAGGCAAGCCGGTTGTTATTTCGTCCCGATTCGACGCGGCACGACGGATATGACGCGATCCAGCTGCCGCGCATGACGCTTCACTTCGCGCTCGAGCCGCGCGCGATGATGACGTGGCTTGCGCGCAGCCACACCGAGATCCGCGTGCTGAGCTCGCGCGTCTGGCTCACGCGCTCGTACAGCGTCGACGACTACTGGCTGCGGCCGGGTGACGTGCTACACGTGCCGCGCGGCGAGCGCATCTGGCTCAGCGCCGACGGGCCGTCCGCCGCGGAGGTCTCGCTGACGACGGCGTACGCGCGCCGGCGCGGCTGGATCGGCGGCATGATCGACGGGCTGCTCGACATCGCGGCGGATCTGACCAGTCCGCGCCCGCGTTGA
- a CDS encoding TauD/TfdA dioxygenase family protein, with protein MIETTTRRKVAYRTLSSALGSEVYGFDTPFPNDSDAVRTLIDAWHAGGICRLRQQRLGMAEFVEFSRIFGKPERALNQEQKLTSRDDLPELMIVSNILENGVSIGHLGSKEAYWHTDMCYTDVPPIASILYAIEVPAHGGNTEFMNMYSVHDALPASLRKRVAGLSIKHDRSYTAVGELRYGFDSVVDVTACPGSVHPIVRVHPVTQRPYLYLGRRLNAYVVGLPVDESEALLDELWRYTRLDGITWTQRWEVGDIMIWDNRCTMHRRDAFDEHARRLMWRTQIEADPARPL; from the coding sequence ATGATCGAAACGACCACGCGCAGGAAAGTGGCGTACAGGACGCTGTCCAGTGCGCTCGGCAGTGAGGTGTACGGCTTCGACACGCCATTCCCTAACGATTCCGACGCCGTTCGGACGCTGATCGACGCGTGGCATGCGGGCGGCATCTGCCGGCTTCGCCAGCAGCGGCTCGGCATGGCGGAGTTCGTCGAGTTCAGCCGGATCTTCGGCAAGCCCGAACGCGCGCTGAACCAAGAGCAGAAGCTGACGTCGCGCGACGATCTGCCCGAGCTGATGATCGTGTCGAACATCTTGGAGAACGGCGTGTCGATCGGGCATCTCGGCTCGAAGGAAGCGTACTGGCACACCGACATGTGCTACACCGACGTGCCGCCCATCGCGAGCATCCTGTATGCGATCGAGGTTCCCGCGCATGGCGGCAACACCGAGTTCATGAACATGTACAGCGTCCACGACGCGCTGCCCGCGTCGCTGCGCAAGCGGGTCGCCGGCCTGTCGATCAAGCACGATCGCAGCTACACCGCGGTCGGCGAGCTGCGCTATGGGTTCGACTCCGTCGTCGACGTGACCGCCTGCCCCGGCTCGGTCCATCCGATCGTGCGCGTCCATCCGGTCACGCAGCGGCCGTATCTGTATCTCGGGCGCCGATTGAACGCGTACGTCGTGGGCCTGCCCGTCGACGAATCGGAAGCGCTCCTCGACGAACTGTGGCGCTACACGCGGCTCGACGGCATCACCTGGACGCAGCGATGGGAAGTCGGCGACATCATGATCTGGGACAACCGCTGCACGATGCATCGGCGCGATGCGTTCGACGAGCATGCGCGGCGCCTGATGTGGCGCACGCAAATCGAGGCCGATCCCGCGCGGCCGCTGTAG
- the phnY gene encoding phosphonoacetaldehyde dehydrogenase — translation MTAHRTAAFDRVARALGARGKTSSGTTLIVSNPYNRETIAELPLNDGDDARRKLQAAARFRSTLSRHDRIAVFEKAIALLAAEKRDASILVTLESGLCRKDTMYEIDRVINVLRAAIVELNRDDSQTFSCDNTSSADKRKIFTVREPLRGVVAAITPFNHPMNQVAHKICPAIASNNRVVLKPSDKTPLSALYLLDLFREAGLPEPMFDVVIGEPDVVGSELVRNEHVELVAFTGSVAVGKRIAEMAGYRRAILELGGNDPLIVMEDADLDRAARLAARGSYKNSGQRCTAVKRILVERSVAGKFIELLVEHSRSWKTGDPMDEHVDIGTLIDDAAATECARRVDEAADAGARVLFGHRRDGAAYAPTVLDRVDPALRLVQEETFGPVSPVITFSGVDEAIAIANGTRYGLSSGVCTNRFDYIMHLIAHLDVGTVNVWEVPGFRMESTPFGGVKDSGLGSKEGMQEAIKNFTNLKTYSLPWGPLAQPDAA, via the coding sequence TTGACCGCTCATCGCACCGCCGCTTTCGACCGCGTCGCGCGCGCGCTCGGCGCCCGTGGCAAAACGTCGTCCGGCACGACGCTCATCGTCAGCAATCCGTACAATCGCGAAACGATCGCCGAACTGCCGCTTAACGACGGCGACGACGCGCGGCGCAAACTGCAGGCCGCCGCGCGTTTCAGGAGCACGCTCAGCCGCCACGACCGCATCGCCGTGTTCGAAAAGGCAATCGCGTTGCTCGCGGCCGAAAAGCGCGACGCGTCGATCCTCGTCACGCTCGAATCGGGCCTGTGCCGCAAGGACACGATGTACGAGATCGACCGCGTGATCAACGTGCTGCGCGCGGCGATCGTCGAGCTGAACCGAGACGACAGCCAGACATTCTCGTGCGACAACACGTCGAGCGCCGACAAGCGCAAGATCTTCACCGTTCGCGAGCCGCTGCGCGGCGTCGTCGCCGCGATCACGCCGTTCAACCACCCGATGAACCAGGTCGCGCACAAGATCTGTCCGGCGATCGCGTCGAACAACCGCGTCGTGCTGAAGCCGTCGGACAAGACGCCGCTGTCGGCGCTGTACCTGCTCGATCTGTTTCGCGAAGCCGGATTGCCGGAACCGATGTTCGACGTCGTGATCGGCGAGCCGGACGTGGTCGGCTCCGAGCTCGTTCGCAACGAGCATGTCGAACTCGTCGCGTTCACCGGCAGCGTCGCGGTCGGCAAGCGGATCGCCGAGATGGCCGGCTATCGGCGCGCGATCCTCGAGCTCGGCGGCAACGATCCGCTGATCGTGATGGAGGACGCCGACCTCGACCGCGCCGCGCGACTCGCCGCCAGGGGCTCCTACAAGAATTCCGGTCAGCGCTGCACCGCGGTCAAGCGCATCCTTGTCGAGCGATCCGTCGCGGGCAAGTTCATCGAACTGCTCGTCGAACACAGCCGAAGCTGGAAAACCGGCGATCCGATGGACGAGCACGTCGACATCGGCACGCTGATCGACGATGCGGCCGCGACCGAATGCGCGCGACGCGTCGACGAGGCGGCAGACGCCGGCGCACGCGTGTTGTTCGGCCATCGCCGCGACGGCGCCGCCTATGCGCCGACCGTGCTCGACCGCGTCGATCCGGCGCTGCGGCTCGTCCAAGAGGAGACGTTCGGCCCCGTGTCGCCCGTGATCACGTTCTCTGGCGTCGACGAAGCAATCGCGATCGCGAACGGCACGCGATACGGATTGTCATCGGGCGTGTGCACGAACCGGTTCGACTACATCATGCACTTGATCGCCCATCTCGATGTCGGCACCGTCAACGTGTGGGAGGTGCCGGGCTTCCGGATGGAAAGCACGCCGTTTGGCGGCGTCAAGGATTCAGGGCTCGGCAGCAAGGAAGGCATGCAGGAGGCGATCAAGAACTTCACGAACCTGAAGACCTATTCGCTGCCGTGGGGCCCGCTCGCGCAACCCGATGCGGCATGA
- a CDS encoding sulfite exporter TauE/SafE family protein: MTAYAIVLLIGVVAGVVSGVIGTGASIMLLPPLVFYFGPKQAVPIMAIAAVLGNVSRAYVWRRDIAWKAFFAYSIAAAPAAMLGARTLWVLKPQWVDCALGVFFLSMIPYRYVASRNKFSLSAWQLSAAGAVVGYLTGIVFSTGPLTLPIFSAYGLLKGGLLATEAAASLVVYASKLAAFGQLGGLPLDVVIKGTLVGASLSAGISIGKAVTLRLSTSAFHRLLDLVMLSAGTTLLWGAMR; this comes from the coding sequence ATGACTGCTTATGCGATCGTATTGCTGATCGGCGTCGTCGCGGGCGTCGTCAGCGGCGTCATCGGAACCGGTGCGTCGATCATGCTGCTGCCGCCGCTCGTGTTCTATTTCGGTCCGAAGCAGGCCGTGCCGATCATGGCGATCGCCGCCGTGCTGGGCAACGTCTCGCGCGCGTACGTGTGGCGCCGCGACATCGCATGGAAAGCGTTCTTCGCCTATTCGATCGCCGCCGCGCCGGCCGCCATGCTCGGCGCGCGGACGCTGTGGGTGCTCAAGCCGCAATGGGTCGACTGCGCGCTCGGCGTGTTCTTCCTGTCGATGATCCCATACCGATACGTAGCAAGCCGAAACAAATTTTCATTGTCCGCGTGGCAGTTGTCCGCAGCGGGCGCGGTCGTCGGCTATCTGACCGGCATCGTGTTCTCCACCGGCCCGCTGACGCTGCCGATCTTCTCCGCCTACGGGCTGCTCAAGGGCGGCCTGCTTGCAACCGAAGCAGCGGCGTCGCTCGTCGTCTATGCGAGCAAGCTTGCCGCGTTCGGTCAGCTTGGCGGCCTGCCGCTCGACGTGGTGATCAAGGGCACGCTCGTCGGCGCATCGCTATCCGCGGGCATCTCGATCGGCAAGGCGGTCACGCTGCGCCTGTCGACGAGCGCGTTCCACCGGCTGCTCGATCTCGTGATGCTGTCGGCCGGCACGACGCTGCTGTGGGGCGCGATGCGCTGA
- the aepX gene encoding phosphoenolpyruvate mutase: MPIRELISAPITNEQRRRSFRDKLAAGRALRFIESHSPISAMISEKVYVADGATQSEFDGFWSSSLTDSTLRGRPDIEILDIASRLPNVQHIFDVTTKPLIIDGDTGGKPEHFALNVQSLERSGVSAVIIEDKTGLKKNSLLGNDVIQHQESIDDFCEKIRVGKAAQITDDFQIIARVESLILDKGMPDALERAAAYCEAGADGIMIHSRKKDADEVVEFAQRFRALGHDAYLVCVPTSFNAISFGELARHFSVVIYANHLLRAAYPAMLAVAEGILAHGRTLEIEERCLPVNEILKLIPGTA; the protein is encoded by the coding sequence CGCGCCGATTACCAACGAACAAAGACGTCGATCATTTCGGGACAAACTGGCGGCCGGCCGCGCGCTGCGCTTCATCGAAAGCCACAGTCCGATTTCCGCAATGATCAGCGAGAAGGTTTACGTGGCGGACGGTGCCACGCAATCCGAGTTCGACGGCTTCTGGTCGAGCTCGCTGACCGACTCGACGCTGCGTGGCCGGCCCGACATCGAGATCCTGGACATCGCGAGCCGGCTGCCGAACGTCCAGCACATTTTCGATGTCACGACCAAGCCGCTCATCATCGACGGCGACACGGGCGGCAAGCCCGAACACTTCGCGCTGAATGTCCAGTCTCTGGAACGATCCGGCGTGTCGGCGGTGATTATCGAAGACAAAACGGGGTTGAAGAAAAATTCGCTGCTCGGCAACGACGTGATTCAACACCAGGAATCGATCGACGACTTCTGCGAAAAGATTCGCGTCGGCAAAGCGGCGCAGATCACCGACGATTTTCAGATCATCGCCCGCGTCGAAAGCCTGATTCTCGACAAGGGCATGCCGGACGCGCTCGAACGCGCGGCCGCCTACTGCGAAGCCGGCGCCGACGGCATCATGATCCACAGCCGGAAGAAGGACGCGGACGAAGTCGTCGAATTCGCGCAGCGGTTTCGCGCGCTCGGCCACGACGCGTATCTCGTCTGCGTTCCGACGAGCTTCAATGCGATCTCGTTCGGCGAGCTCGCGCGGCACTTCAGCGTCGTCATCTACGCGAATCATCTGTTGCGCGCCGCTTATCCGGCGATGCTGGCGGTCGCGGAAGGCATCCTCGCGCACGGCCGCACGCTCGAAATCGAGGAGCGCTGCCTGCCTGTCAATGAAATCCTGAAGCTCATTCCGGGAACCGCCTGA
- a CDS encoding DUF1488 family protein yields MQIQFTNDAPEYSGRELTLAFMAMVDGEPVQCHITAEALEDHYGAASPRFEDMVGAFDAHRLRIEAAARRLLSETRAQCVVLRSGYVRFYEANVR; encoded by the coding sequence ATGCAGATCCAGTTCACGAACGATGCGCCCGAATATTCGGGGCGCGAATTGACGCTCGCGTTCATGGCGATGGTCGACGGCGAGCCGGTTCAATGCCATATCACCGCCGAGGCGCTCGAGGACCATTACGGTGCCGCTTCGCCGCGCTTCGAGGATATGGTGGGGGCGTTCGATGCGCACCGGCTCCGTATCGAGGCCGCGGCGCGACGCCTGTTGTCCGAGACCCGCGCGCAATGCGTGGTGTTGAGAAGCGGGTACGTCAGGTTTTACGAGGCGAACGTGCGCTAG
- a CDS encoding NCS2 family permease, giving the protein MESIKRYFGFAEAGTDLRTEILAGVTTFLTMAYIIFVNPAILGDAGMPKESVFVATCLVAALASVIMGLYANYPIACAPGMGLNAYFAYTVVKGMGFTWQAALGAVFISGCLFLLVTLFRVREVIVNGIPKSLRIAITAGIGLFLGIISLKTAGVIVGSPATLVTLGDLHKPTTVLAIIGFFAIVTLDYLRVRGAILIGIIGVTILSFFFGGNEFHGIFSAPPSIDATLFKLDIGAALSTGIINVILVFFLVELFDATGTLMGVANRAGLLVEGKMHRLNKALLADSTAIVAGSVLGTSSTTAYIESASGVQAGGRTGVTAITVAVLFIACLFIAPLASVVPGYATAPALLYVSCLMLRDMVDVPWDDATEAVPAALTALLMPFTYSIANGVAFGFIAYGGLKLLTGHAKQVKPIVWIIAAIFLFRYFYLGAE; this is encoded by the coding sequence ATGGAATCGATCAAACGGTACTTCGGCTTCGCGGAAGCCGGAACCGACTTGCGCACCGAAATACTCGCGGGCGTCACCACGTTCCTGACGATGGCCTACATCATCTTCGTCAACCCCGCGATTCTCGGTGATGCGGGCATGCCGAAGGAATCCGTCTTCGTCGCCACGTGCCTCGTCGCCGCGCTCGCATCGGTCATCATGGGCCTGTACGCGAACTACCCGATCGCCTGCGCGCCGGGCATGGGCCTCAACGCGTATTTCGCTTACACCGTCGTCAAGGGCATGGGCTTTACGTGGCAGGCCGCGCTCGGCGCGGTGTTCATCTCCGGCTGCCTGTTTCTGCTCGTCACGCTGTTTCGCGTGCGCGAAGTGATCGTCAATGGGATTCCGAAGTCGCTGCGCATCGCGATCACCGCGGGCATCGGCCTTTTCCTCGGCATCATTTCGCTGAAAACGGCGGGCGTGATCGTCGGCAGCCCGGCGACGCTCGTCACGCTCGGCGATCTGCACAAGCCGACGACGGTCCTCGCGATCATCGGCTTCTTCGCGATCGTCACGCTCGATTACCTGCGCGTGCGCGGCGCGATCCTGATCGGCATCATCGGCGTGACGATCCTGTCGTTCTTCTTCGGCGGCAACGAGTTTCACGGAATCTTCTCCGCACCGCCGTCGATCGACGCGACGCTGTTCAAGCTCGACATCGGCGCCGCGCTGTCGACGGGCATCATCAACGTGATCCTCGTGTTCTTCCTCGTCGAGCTGTTCGATGCGACGGGCACGCTGATGGGCGTCGCGAATCGCGCGGGGCTCCTCGTCGAAGGCAAGATGCATCGCCTGAACAAGGCACTCCTCGCCGACAGCACCGCGATCGTCGCGGGCTCGGTGCTCGGCACGTCGTCGACGACCGCATACATCGAAAGCGCATCCGGCGTGCAGGCGGGCGGGCGCACCGGCGTTACCGCGATCACGGTCGCCGTGCTGTTCATTGCATGCCTCTTCATCGCGCCGCTCGCGAGCGTCGTGCCCGGCTACGCGACTGCGCCGGCGCTGCTGTACGTGTCGTGCCTGATGCTGCGCGACATGGTCGACGTGCCGTGGGACGATGCGACGGAGGCCGTGCCCGCCGCGCTCACCGCGTTGCTGATGCCGTTCACGTACTCGATCGCGAACGGCGTCGCGTTCGGCTTCATCGCCTACGGCGGCCTCAAGCTGCTGACGGGCCACGCGAAGCAGGTGAAGCCGATCGTCTGGATCATCGCAGCGATCTTCCTGTTCCGCTACTTCTACCTCGGCGCCGAATAA
- a CDS encoding NlpC/P60 family protein yields MHESVVPAHGEQQADAGHPAWMSVALAEQGVRRFRAGASNPRIIEYNGCTNLAGYDDKISWCSSFVNWCFARVGISGTGSALARSWLEWGRALSEPAYGCVAVLTRDRPTSWRGHVGFYVRHDDERVYLFGGNQRGAVREFAYARSRLLGYRWPDEGGLG; encoded by the coding sequence ATGCATGAAAGCGTCGTGCCGGCGCACGGCGAACAGCAAGCCGATGCCGGCCATCCTGCCTGGATGTCCGTCGCGCTCGCGGAACAGGGCGTTCGGCGTTTCAGGGCCGGCGCAAGCAATCCGCGCATCATCGAATACAACGGCTGCACGAATCTCGCCGGCTACGACGACAAGATTTCGTGGTGCTCGTCGTTCGTCAACTGGTGTTTCGCGCGCGTCGGGATATCGGGAACGGGCTCGGCGCTCGCGCGATCGTGGCTCGAGTGGGGCCGTGCGCTGAGCGAGCCGGCCTATGGATGCGTCGCCGTGCTGACGCGCGATCGTCCGACGAGCTGGCGAGGGCATGTCGGCTTCTATGTGCGGCACGACGACGAACGTGTGTATCTGTTCGGCGGCAATCAGCGCGGCGCGGTACGCGAGTTCGCGTATGCGCGTTCGAGGCTGCTCGGTTACCGGTGGCCCGACGAAGGCGGGCTCGGATGA
- a CDS encoding LysR substrate-binding domain-containing protein, which yields MSALPPLAAIRTFLVACRAGSFTAAADELCVTHSAVSRQIQTLESWLGTSLFEKDGQRMVPSVHARAFAQELGGALDALTDIVQRYGKGSARQVLRISVPTTFGMRWLIPRLAAFRDAHPDAMVQVLTVTTQQQPSGGSCDVAIRRDDQVFNPQSAIRFLSDHHTVVASPSLLSRVPLDRLEDLARHTILETETRPRHWDDWFAAAKLDANRFTRRQRFDHFHVTFQGIVDDLGVGIGPVVTLSRDFASGRIVAPFGDIRVAPHDYYVVTPIGIQKTALHRKFEDWLAAAAAG from the coding sequence ATGTCGGCACTCCCCCCATTGGCGGCAATCCGAACGTTTTTGGTCGCGTGCCGCGCGGGAAGCTTCACGGCGGCAGCCGACGAGCTGTGCGTCACGCACAGCGCGGTCAGCCGCCAGATTCAGACGCTGGAATCGTGGCTCGGCACGAGCCTCTTCGAGAAGGACGGTCAGCGGATGGTCCCGTCCGTGCATGCGCGAGCGTTCGCGCAGGAGCTCGGCGGCGCGCTTGACGCGCTGACGGACATCGTTCAGCGCTACGGCAAGGGCAGCGCGCGGCAAGTGCTGCGCATCAGCGTGCCGACGACGTTCGGCATGCGCTGGCTGATTCCCCGTCTCGCGGCGTTTCGCGACGCGCATCCGGACGCGATGGTGCAGGTGTTGACCGTCACGACGCAGCAACAGCCGAGCGGCGGGAGTTGCGACGTCGCGATAAGACGCGACGATCAGGTCTTCAATCCCCAATCGGCGATCCGCTTTCTCAGCGATCATCACACGGTCGTCGCATCGCCGTCGCTGCTGAGCCGCGTGCCGCTCGATCGTCTCGAGGATCTCGCACGCCATACGATCCTCGAAACCGAAACGCGCCCGCGCCACTGGGACGACTGGTTCGCTGCGGCGAAACTGGACGCGAACCGCTTCACGAGGCGGCAGCGCTTCGATCATTTTCATGTGACGTTCCAGGGCATCGTCGACGATCTCGGCGTCGGCATCGGGCCGGTCGTCACGCTGAGCCGCGATTTCGCGAGCGGCAGGATCGTCGCGCCGTTCGGCGACATCCGGGTGGCGCCGCACGATTACTATGTGGTCACGCCGATCGGCATTCAGAAGACGGCGCTGCATCGCAAGTTCGAGGACTGGCTCGCGGCGGCGGCTGCCGGCTGA
- the aepY gene encoding phosphonopyruvate decarboxylase: protein MKSEDLIGILTDAGVDLAAGVPDSLLKSFCGRLNDPDCPLRHIVASSEGAAIGIAIGHHLATGRMPAVYMQNSGIGNAINPLVSLADRAVYGIPLVLIVGWRAEIAADGSQAHDEPQHATQGRITLPLLDALSIRHLVLNRAYDDDAAIARLIDDARRTSQPVALVARKDTFDDAPAHRTNVAHAQLGKMTRERAIELIVEHAGDATAIVSTTGVASRELYELRERLGQSHARDFLTVGGMGHASQIAVGIALARPRQQVICIDGDGALLMHMGGLAYCASAPNLVHVVINNGVHDSVGGQRTLAAQLRLSHIAASCGYAFARTVATPIELESALHHASLLDGSAFIEVTCQPGYRSDLGRPRTSPAENKRGFMAFLSHNGATHDRNDHAQESGVQDAVQCARQ, encoded by the coding sequence ATGAAATCGGAAGACCTGATCGGCATACTGACCGATGCCGGCGTCGACCTCGCGGCCGGCGTTCCGGATTCCTTATTGAAATCGTTCTGCGGTCGCCTGAACGATCCGGATTGTCCGCTTCGTCACATCGTCGCGAGCAGCGAGGGGGCCGCGATCGGCATCGCGATCGGCCACCATCTCGCGACGGGCCGCATGCCGGCCGTCTACATGCAGAACTCCGGCATCGGCAATGCGATCAATCCGCTCGTGTCGCTCGCGGATCGCGCGGTGTACGGCATTCCGCTCGTGCTGATCGTCGGCTGGCGCGCGGAAATCGCGGCGGACGGCTCGCAAGCGCACGACGAGCCGCAGCACGCGACGCAGGGCCGCATCACGCTGCCGCTGCTCGACGCACTGTCGATCCGTCATCTCGTGTTGAACCGCGCGTACGACGATGACGCGGCGATCGCGCGGCTGATCGATGACGCGCGGCGCACGTCGCAGCCCGTCGCACTCGTCGCGCGCAAGGATACGTTCGACGATGCGCCCGCCCACCGGACGAACGTCGCACACGCGCAGCTCGGCAAAATGACGCGCGAACGCGCGATCGAGCTGATCGTCGAGCATGCGGGCGACGCGACGGCGATCGTGTCGACGACGGGCGTCGCGTCGCGCGAGCTCTATGAGCTGCGCGAACGGCTCGGCCAGTCGCACGCGCGCGATTTCCTGACGGTCGGCGGCATGGGCCACGCGTCGCAGATCGCGGTCGGCATCGCGCTCGCCCGCCCACGACAACAGGTGATCTGCATCGACGGAGACGGCGCGCTGCTGATGCATATGGGCGGCCTCGCATACTGCGCGAGCGCGCCGAACCTCGTGCACGTCGTCATCAACAACGGCGTCCACGATTCCGTCGGCGGACAGCGCACGCTCGCCGCGCAGTTGCGGCTTTCGCACATCGCGGCATCGTGCGGCTACGCGTTCGCCCGGACCGTCGCGACGCCGATCGAGCTGGAGAGCGCGCTTCATCACGCAAGCCTCCTGGACGGCAGCGCGTTCATCGAAGTGACGTGCCAGCCAGGCTATCGAAGCGATCTCGGCAGGCCGCGCACGTCGCCCGCCGAGAACAAGCGCGGTTTCATGGCGTTCCTATCCCACAACGGAGCAACACATGATCGAAACGACCACGCGCAGGAAAGTGGCGTACAGGACGCTGTCCAGTGCGCTCGGCAGTGA
- a CDS encoding DUF2964 domain-containing protein, translating into MVRTELRVVLAAIATFVSLAGIAVAIHGLLFDQDAAVRYGAAAIALGVTTCAVALNVWPKDEKK; encoded by the coding sequence ATGGTTCGGACGGAACTGAGAGTGGTGCTCGCCGCGATCGCGACGTTCGTCTCGCTGGCCGGCATTGCCGTGGCGATCCACGGATTGTTGTTCGACCAGGATGCTGCGGTGCGATATGGCGCTGCGGCGATTGCGCTCGGCGTGACGACTTGCGCGGTTGCACTGAACGTCTGGCCGAAGGACGAAAAGAAGTGA